The Bifidobacterium animalis subsp. animalis ATCC 25527 genomic interval GTTCGCAGCGAACACATGGGCGGCCATCCAGACACGGTCCAAAGCTCCCTGCTCGGTGATTGCCTTATTGCCGAACGCCATGCGAATGAGTTCAATGGCAGGCGACCCCGGTCCGCTGAGATCATGTGCGAGCTTGTCGTAGTCTATGACCTGCGCCCCAGCCTCGGCCATTCGCTCTGCCACGGTGCTTTTACCCGCCGCAATGGCACCTGTCAATCCGATTCGTCTCATACTTGAGGGATATCAGGCAGCCACGATTTTGCAATGTCCGGATTCCTCCCACCCCATATCCATATAGTCATGCAAAAGGCCCCGACGCTATACGTCGGGGCCCTCATCTCACAACCTAAAAGCTATGCTCACTTCTTCTCGCTCAGCAGCTGCTCGCGAAGAGCGGCAAGCTGGTCGGAATCGGCGAGGGTGCCGTTGGATTCGGACTCGGAGGAGTAGTTCGAAGTCTCTTCGACCTTCTCTTCCTTGGCAGGAGCCTGACCGTCCTCCTGAGCGGAGGCTTCGGCATTCTCGAGCTCCTTGCGCACGAACTCCTTGTGCAGCTCCCACAGACCGTGAGCCGAGGCGTACTGGGACTCCCATTCCTCACGCTGCTTCTCGTAGCCCGGAATCCACTCGTTGGTGTTCGGGTCGAAGCCCTCCGGGTACTTGTAGTTGCCGTCCTCGTCGTACTCGGCCGGCATGCCGTAGAGCGCCGGATCGAAGTCCTCGGAGTTCGGGTCGACGGAATCGTTGGCCTGCTTGAGCGACAGGGAGATGCGACGACGGTCGAGATCGACGTCGATCACCTTGACGAAGACCTCTTCGCCCGGCTTGACAACGGTCTCCGGGTTCTCGACATGGCGGTTGGCGAGCTCGGAGATGTGCACCAAACCCTCGATGCCGTCCTCGACGGAGATGAACACACCGAACTGGACGATCTTCGTGACCTTGCCACGCACGATCTGACCCGGAACGTGGGTGCGTGCGAAGCGCTGCCACGGATCCTCCTGGGTCGCCTTGAGCGACAGCGAGATGCGCTCGCGGTCCAGATCGACGTCGAGTACCTCGACGGTGACCTTGTCGCCGACCTTGACGACCTCGGACGGGTGGTCAATGTGCTTCCAGGAGAGCTCGGAGACGTGGATGAGGCCGTCGACGCCGCCAAGATCGACGAATGCACCGAAGTTGACGATGGACGAGACGACGCCTTCGCGAATCTGGCCCTTCTTGAGCTGCGAGAGGAAGGTCTCGCGAACCTCGGACTGGGTCTCCTCGAGGTACTGGCGGCGGGACAGGACCACGTTGTTGCGGTTCTTGTCGAGCTCGAGCACCTTGGCCTTGATCTTCTGACCGATGTACGGCGAGAGATCGCGCACGCGGCGCATCTCGACGAGGGAGGCCGGCAGGAAGCCACGCAGGCCGATGTCGACGATCAGGCCGCCCTTGACAGCCTCGATGACAGTGCCCTCGACGACGCCGTCGTCTTCCTTGATCTTCTCGATGTCGCCCCAGGCACGCTCGTACTGGGCACGCTTCTTGGACAGGATGAGACGCCCTTCCTTGTCTTCCTTCGTGACGACAAGGGCTTCGATAGTGTCGCCGACCTTGACGACATCATCCGGATCGACGTCCTTCTTGATGGAAAGTTCGCGGGAAGGAATTACACCTTCGGTCTTGTAGCCGATGTCCAGGAGAACCTCGTCGTGATCGACCTTGACGACGGTGCCCTCTACCAGATCACCATCGTCGAAGTTCTTGATGGTGGAATCGACTGCCTTGATGAAGTCGTCAACGGTGCCGATGTCGTTGATGGCGACCTTTTCGACTTCTGCTTTGTTTTCTGCCATTAATGTGGTTTCTTCAAATAGTTGGGTGGATAATATCGATATTCAGTTATTCAGGCATATGCTCGGCGGCTGGATACACCAAGCCCCAAACACATGCAGATTCGATTGTAGGCGAAGCACTGGCCAAAACGTGCATTTCTCCCGGCGTGTCGCGCACCCAGAGCGAATGGCTCACGAATCTTCACGAATGCCGGCCATGCGCTCAGCCTGTTCCACGACGTTGGCAAGCAGCATGGCACGTGTCATGGGCCCCACTCCTCCCGGATTCGGGGAATACGCACCGGCAACGGCATGGGCCCTCGAATCGACGTCTCCGACTATGCGCATTCTGCCAGCCTGTTCGTCGAATACCCGCGATACACCGACATCGATGAGCACGGCCCCCGGCTTGACGTGCTCCATTTGGACGAACCCCGCGACACCAACCGCGGCAATGACAACGTCCGCCCGGCGAATGTGCTCCTCAATGTTGCGGGTGCCCGTGTGACAGAGCGTCACCGTGGCATCGACACCGCTCCTCGTGAGCATCAGGCCAATGGTGCGACCGATGGTGATGCCGCGTCCGAGTACGCATACGTTCCTGCCTGCCAGTTCTATGCCGTAGGCGTCGAGGAGGGCGAGCACCCCGCGGGGAGTGCAGGGCAGTGGAGTGGTGATGTCACCCCGAACATGCAGCACCAGTTCCCCCAGATTGTAGGGGTGCATGCCATCGGCGTCCTTGACCGGATCGATGGCGCTGATGATGGCGTTCGAATCGATGTGGGCAGGCAAAGGCAGCTGGATGATGTAGCCGGTGCATGCCGGGTCCTCATTGAGGTCGCGCACGACGGCAAGCACGTCTTCCGTCGTCGCGGTCGCCGGAAGCTGCCTGCGTATCGAGGCGATTCCCACCTCCTCGCAATCCCTGTGCTTGCCCTCCACATACTTCATGGAACCCGGATCGCCACCAACCAGCACAGTGCCCAGACCGGGCACCACACCCATCCGCGCCAAGCCGGCCACACGCGAGGCGAGGTCGGCCTTGATCTGACCGGCCACCTTCTTTCCGTCCAATACGATTGCCATATGAATGTCCCTTTCACACTCGGTGGAGTCCTTCCTCGGCCATGTCCCGACCTATTATTGCAGAAGAAACAAGGAATCGACATCAAGCACCCATATTAAGGAACGTCATGCGTACATTCGGCAACGGACTCCGCGCCATCGTCGTCATCTTGGCCGGCATCGCACTGATTCTGGGTACCAGCGCCTGCAGCTGGTTCGATTCCCGGCAGACGAACGAGCCAACGCCAAACGGCTCCACCACCTCCGCCTCGAAAATCACCGTCGTCGCCACGCTGAACCAATGGGGGTCATTGGCGAAGCAGATTGGCGGCAATCAGGTGGAGGTCTCGTCGATCCTCTCCTCCGACACCACCAACGCACATTCCTTCGATCCGAATGCCAAACAGGTCACCCAGATGCGCAAGGCCCAAGTGCTGCTGACCAACGGCGCAGGATACGACACCTGGGCAGACCGTTCGCTTCCCCGGAGCGTTACACGGGTGTCCGTGGCCGACACGGTGGGTGCATTGGATGGCGACAACCCGCACCTGTGGTTCTCGCGTGACGCCCGGCAGGCCGTGGCCAAGGAATTGACAGAGGTGTTCAGCAGGATCCACCCTGAATACAAGGCGTACTTCGAAAGCAATCTGAAAACATGGCAGGGCGACGAGGACGAGCTTGAATCCCAGATGAGGGAACACAGCAGGTCGCTCAAAGATCCCACCTATGCCGCCACGGAAGATGTTGCGTATTATCTGATGAGCGACTTGGGATTCAGGGACGTTACGCCGAAGGACTACGCCAAGGCCATGCTCGACGGCGCCGAGCCCGACGAGAAGGATATCAAGGCGTTCAGCGACGTGCTGCAGGACAGGCAAGCCAATCTGCTGGTCAACAACCCGCAGCAAAGGGCGCAAACCGACGCCACGCTCACCCAGGCTGCGCACAAGGCAGGCATCCCGGTGGTCGACATCACCGAGCAGATGCCCAAGGATTGCAAAGACCTCACCTCCTGGATCGACACCCTGAGCGAATCAATCATTTCCAAAGTCTCCCAGGAACAGGAACACGACGCCGCATCATCACCTTCTCCGAACGCCGGCGCACAGCAGGAGACTCCTGACACGAAGTAGACAACGTCATGCATCTGCCTCCATCGACCAGCGGCCCTCTTATTGAGAATGATTGTCAATACCGATTGGAACACTGAATTCGTCGGATATGCGCACGCCGTTGGCAGTCGCATACGAATCCAAGAAGAAGAGGTGAGCGAATGGCCGATCGGACGACACCGACGCAGCCCTGCATCGTATGCCACGACATCGCGATCTCACGCGGGGGGCGAACAATTTGGAGCGAAGGCACCTTCACCATTCCACGCGGCAGCGTGACCGCCATAGTCGGCACAAATGGCGCGGGCAAAACCACACTGATGAAAGCGGAGCTCGGAGTCATACCGCTTTCCCACGGCACGATGACCGTGCTGGGCAAACCGGCCGGTGAGATGAATGCGCACATCGGTTATGTACCGCAAAGCTACACCTCCGACATCGACTCGTCGCTGACCGCTGAACAATCAGTGCTGCTCGGTCTCACAGGCACCCGTTTCGGCTTCCACATCGTCTCGAAAAAGGAGCGGGACAAGGCACGTGAGGCGATGGAATTCGTGGGCGTGCTCGACAAGGCCTCATACCGTCTCCCCCAGCTTTCAGGCGGCCTGCGTCAACGCGTCGCCATAGCCCAGGCCTTGGTGTCGGACCCGGAGCTGCTCATGCTCGACGAACCCTTGGCCAATCTCGACCTGGCCAGCCAACGCTCCACCGTGCACATTCTGGCCAAGCTCAACAGGGAACTCGGCATGACCATCCAGGTGGTGGCGCACGACCTCAATATGCTGCTGCCGATTCTCACCGGCGCCGTATACCTGCTCGACGGGCACCCCCACTTCGCCAAGCTGAACGAGGTGCTCGACTCCAAGTTGCTCACACACCTCTACGGCACCCAAGTGCAGGTGGTCACCACCCCGCAGGGAGACATGTTCGTCACCCCGAACGCAGACAACATCGGATACAACGATCACCCGGACATGCACCCCTCGTCTGACGTCGCACAATTCCACCACCATGAGGATGCAAGCCGCACGGACGACGACCACGCGCACATCGACAGGAAAGGCAATGGACAATGAGCTCGTTCTTCTTCTACGACCCGCTATGGATGCAGACGCTTACGATGCCCTTCATGCGCAATGCCTTCCTCGCAGGTCTGTGCATCGCGCTGAGTGCCGGCATCATCGGCTACTTCACCATTGCCCGCAACTCCACCTTCGCCTCGCATGCGCTTGCGCACATCGCATTGCCCGGAGCCACCGGCGCGGCGCTCCTGGGCGTTCCCATCGCCTTCGGCCTGGGCGTGTTTGCCTTGGGGGGCGCATGGGTGATTGCGGCCCTGGGCAAACGGGCCGGTGAACGCGAGATCGCCACGGGTACCGTGCTCGCGTTCGCCACCGGCCTCGGCCTGTACTTCGCCAGAATGTCAAGCTCCGCATCCCAGCAGCTGCAGGCCATTCTGTTTGGGTCAATCCTCACGATCACACCGGACCAGATTATCGGTTTCGCCATTTTCGACGTCGTGCTGATCATCCTCATGTGCATCGTCTATCGGCCATTGCTGTTCAGCTCGCTCGATGAGCAGGTGGCGCAGGCGAAAGGCGTTCGGGTCGGCATCATGAATGCACTGTTCATGACCGTCCTGGCCGGGGTGATCACCATCGCGGTGCCGGCGGTAGGAACGCTGCTCATCTTCGCGCTCGTGGTCACGCCGGCTGCCACGTCCATGATCATCACCGATTCGCCGTTCAAAGCCATTGTGATGGCCATGGTGCTGTGTCTGGTGAGCATCTGGGGTGGTCTGGTGATCTCCACGATGTTCCCCGCCCCTCCGAGTTTCGTGATCGTCACGTTGTCCACACTGTTCTGGGGCATTGCAAAGGGCATCGAAAGCGTTAGAAACCACCGGAACGGCGACTGACGAGATAGGAGCAACCCAGATTCAGCTGATACGTTGAGTGCGCCGTGACAATCCTCGTAGATTGTCACGGCGCACTCGCACACATGCCTCATGATGACCTGAGACTGCTCACGCAAACGCGACCGTTTTCCTCACCAGTACGCTGGCGATGGCGGCCAACCCCTCGCCTCTGCCGGTGAAACCCATGCCATCGGTGGTGGTCGCCGTGATGCCGACCGGGCAACCGCAGATCTGTGACATGCGTTGCTGGGCCTCATCAAGGCGACGACCGATCTTGGGGCGGTTGCCGATGATGCTGATCGACATGCTCACCGGTTCGAACCCGTGGGCGTGCACCAGCCCGAGGGTTTCACGGAGCATCGCTTCACCGCGCATACCGGCTCCCCGGGAATCCGCACCCACACCGAACAGCGTGCCGATATCACCCAATCCAGTGGCCGACAACAATGCATCGATGGTGGCATGCACGGCGACATCGCCATCCGAATCACCCTCGACGCCATTGCCTTCCCATTCCAGACAGGCAAGAAAAAGCGGTCTGGGATTGCGGGCATCGGCGAACCGATGCGCGTCGAATCCCAAACCGTTGCGCAGATCAGACGAATCGCTCACTTCTTCTTCGACTTCTTGCTCTCGGACTCGAGACGGGCCAACGTGTCTTGTGCCGGCTCCTCGGGGGCCTCGGTGTGATGCTCGGCATCGCCTTCCTGCGGCTCGGTGTAACCGAGGTTCACATCGAGCAGGCGCTGCGTCTCCTCCTCGCTGAGTTCCTCCGACAGGGCGATCTCGGAGGTGAGTATGCTGCGCGCCTTCGTGAGCATGCGCTTCTCACCTGCAGAGAGCCCGTGTTCATCCACGTCGCGCTGAGAAAGGTCGCGCACCACTTCGGCAATGTTGTTCACGTCGCCTGTGGCGATCTTCTCCACGTTGAGCTTGTACCGGCGTGACCAGTTCATCTCCTTCTCGACGATCGGTGTGCGCAGAATCTCGAACACACGGCTCACCTCGTCGCCGTCCACGATGTCGCGCACACCCACCTTCTTCAGGTTGTCGACCGGCACGAAGATCTCAAGATCATCGGATGAGAGCACCGAGAGCTTCAGGTACTCCCGGGTGACGCCCTTGACGGTCCGCTGCGAAATCTCTTCGACCCTAGCCGCACCGTGACGCGGATATACGACCATATCGCCGACCTTGTATCCCATGAATCCTCCGTAAGAGCAATGCAAAAACCCGTATAAGTATGCCCTATCGCTTGGACTTGCAAGGGTTTTGGGCAAAAAAGACGCTTTTTTACGCAGAATGGCTCCCGAACCCCGTGTTGCATGCTTATTCTCTATGTATGAGTAACAATCATTTCAACAAAGATGCCATCGTTGCGGTGGATCATGACCAACTCGGCACCGTGAGCGAGGGTCGATTCTACAACCCTCACGAGATTCTCGGCGCCCACCTCGGTAGCGGTGAATACAGCGACACCGCCACCGTCCGCGTACTTCGCCCCGACGCCAAGGAAGTCGTCATCGTCACCCCCGACGGCGAGACCAAGGCCGAACCGGAATTCAACGGCGTCTATGTCGCCGTGGTCCCCGCTGTGAAAACCGACAAGGGATATTCGGTTCCCGACTACCGCCTGCGCATCACCAAGGAGGACGGCTCCACGGTGGTGGAGAACGACCCGTATCGATACCTGCCGACCGTGGGTGAGATGGATCTTTACCTGTTCGGCGAAGGACGCCATGAACGCCTATGGGAGGCCATGGGCGCCAACGTCAAGCGATATGAGGACTCCATGGGCGGCAATGACGGCACCCAAGGCGAACCGGTGGTCGGCACTGCGTTCACCGTCTGGGCGCCGAATGCACATTCGGTGCGAGTGGTGGGCGATTTCAACGGATGGAACGGCATCTGCCATTCGATGCGCGAACTCGGCTCCTCCGGCGTCTGGGAGATCTTCATCCCGGGTGTGACGGCCGGCGAGAAATACAAGTACCAGATCCTCAACGCGTTCAACAATTGGGAGATGAAGGCCGATCCGATGGAACGCTCGCACGAGGTGCCACCGAACACGGCCTCGATTGTAGTGGAGTCCGAATACCAATGGAACGACTCCGACTGGATGGCCAAGCGCGCGAAGACCGACCCACACCAGGGCCCTGTGGCGATCTACGAGGTGAATGCGAACAGCTGGCGCGACGACGTACACAACTACCGCGAACTTGCCGACAAGCTCGTGCCGTACGTCGCGAAGCTGGGCTTCACCCACGTGGAATTCATGCCGCTCGAGGAATACCCGTACCTCGGCAGCTGGGGCTACCAGGTGACCGGCTACTATGGCGTGGACTCCCGCCTGGGCTCCCCCGACGACTTCAAGTATCTCGTCGACAAGCTTCACGAGGCGGGCATCGGCGTGATCATGGATTGGGTACCCGCGCACTTCCCGAAGGACGCCTTCGCATTGGGCCGTTTCGACGGCACGCCATTGTATGAGGACCCGGATCCGACCCGCGGCGAGCATCCGGATTGGGGTACGTACATCTTCAACTTCGGCCGTCGCGAGGTGCGCAACTTCCTAGTGGCCGACGCCTGCTTCTGGCTCGATGAGTATCATATGGACGGCCTGCGCGTCGACGCGGTCTCCTCGATGCTCTATCTCGACTACAGCCGTCAGCCCGGTCAATGGCATCCGAACAAGTTCGGAGGACGTGAGAACCTCGAGGCCATCGACTTCATCAAGGAAGCCAACGCCACGGCTTACAAGAACAATCCGGGCATCATGATGATCGCCGAGGAATCCACCGCCTACCCGGGCGTCACCGCCCCGACCGACCAAGGCGGTCTCGGTTATGGACTCAAATGGAACATGGGCTGGATGCACGATACGCTTGAATACCTGCACGAGCAACCAATCAACCGCAAGTGGCACCACAACGAGATCACATTCTCCATGGTCTATGCCTATTCGGAGCATTATGTGCTGCCGATCAGCCATGACGAGGTGGTGTACGGCAAAGGGTCGCTGTTCGGCAAGATGCCGGGCGACGATTGGCAGCGCTACGCCGGAGTGCGTTCGCTGTTCGCCTATCAATGGGCACATCCGGGCAAGAACCTCACCTTCATGGGCAACGAACTCGCCCAGTACGGTGAGTGGGACTACAACAGCCAGCTTGACTGGGATTGCCTGAACTGGCCTGATCACCGTGGCGTGCAGCAACTGGTGGCCGACCTCAACGCGCTGTACAAGAAGTCCCCA includes:
- the rpsA gene encoding 30S ribosomal protein S1, whose amino-acid sequence is MAENKAEVEKVAINDIGTVDDFIKAVDSTIKNFDDGDLVEGTVVKVDHDEVLLDIGYKTEGVIPSRELSIKKDVDPDDVVKVGDTIEALVVTKEDKEGRLILSKKRAQYERAWGDIEKIKEDDGVVEGTVIEAVKGGLIVDIGLRGFLPASLVEMRRVRDLSPYIGQKIKAKVLELDKNRNNVVLSRRQYLEETQSEVRETFLSQLKKGQIREGVVSSIVNFGAFVDLGGVDGLIHVSELSWKHIDHPSEVVKVGDKVTVEVLDVDLDRERISLSLKATQEDPWQRFARTHVPGQIVRGKVTKIVQFGVFISVEDGIEGLVHISELANRHVENPETVVKPGEEVFVKVIDVDLDRRRISLSLKQANDSVDPNSEDFDPALYGMPAEYDEDGNYKYPEGFDPNTNEWIPGYEKQREEWESQYASAHGLWELHKEFVRKELENAEASAQEDGQAPAKEEKVEETSNYSSESESNGTLADSDQLAALREQLLSEKK
- a CDS encoding bifunctional methylenetetrahydrofolate dehydrogenase/methenyltetrahydrofolate cyclohydrolase: MAIVLDGKKVAGQIKADLASRVAGLARMGVVPGLGTVLVGGDPGSMKYVEGKHRDCEEVGIASIRRQLPATATTEDVLAVVRDLNEDPACTGYIIQLPLPAHIDSNAIISAIDPVKDADGMHPYNLGELVLHVRGDITTPLPCTPRGVLALLDAYGIELAGRNVCVLGRGITIGRTIGLMLTRSGVDATVTLCHTGTRNIEEHIRRADVVIAAVGVAGFVQMEHVKPGAVLIDVGVSRVFDEQAGRMRIVGDVDSRAHAVAGAYSPNPGGVGPMTRAMLLANVVEQAERMAGIREDS
- a CDS encoding metal ABC transporter solute-binding protein, Zn/Mn family, yielding MRTFGNGLRAIVVILAGIALILGTSACSWFDSRQTNEPTPNGSTTSASKITVVATLNQWGSLAKQIGGNQVEVSSILSSDTTNAHSFDPNAKQVTQMRKAQVLLTNGAGYDTWADRSLPRSVTRVSVADTVGALDGDNPHLWFSRDARQAVAKELTEVFSRIHPEYKAYFESNLKTWQGDEDELESQMREHSRSLKDPTYAATEDVAYYLMSDLGFRDVTPKDYAKAMLDGAEPDEKDIKAFSDVLQDRQANLLVNNPQQRAQTDATLTQAAHKAGIPVVDITEQMPKDCKDLTSWIDTLSESIISKVSQEQEHDAASSPSPNAGAQQETPDTK
- a CDS encoding ABC transporter ATP-binding protein is translated as MADRTTPTQPCIVCHDIAISRGGRTIWSEGTFTIPRGSVTAIVGTNGAGKTTLMKAELGVIPLSHGTMTVLGKPAGEMNAHIGYVPQSYTSDIDSSLTAEQSVLLGLTGTRFGFHIVSKKERDKAREAMEFVGVLDKASYRLPQLSGGLRQRVAIAQALVSDPELLMLDEPLANLDLASQRSTVHILAKLNRELGMTIQVVAHDLNMLLPILTGAVYLLDGHPHFAKLNEVLDSKLLTHLYGTQVQVVTTPQGDMFVTPNADNIGYNDHPDMHPSSDVAQFHHHEDASRTDDDHAHIDRKGNGQ
- a CDS encoding metal ABC transporter permease, coding for MSSFFFYDPLWMQTLTMPFMRNAFLAGLCIALSAGIIGYFTIARNSTFASHALAHIALPGATGAALLGVPIAFGLGVFALGGAWVIAALGKRAGEREIATGTVLAFATGLGLYFARMSSSASQQLQAILFGSILTITPDQIIGFAIFDVVLIILMCIVYRPLLFSSLDEQVAQAKGVRVGIMNALFMTVLAGVITIAVPAVGTLLIFALVVTPAATSMIITDSPFKAIVMAMVLCLVSIWGGLVISTMFPAPPSFVIVTLSTLFWGIAKGIESVRNHRNGD
- the ispF gene encoding 2-C-methyl-D-erythritol 2,4-cyclodiphosphate synthase, encoding MSDSSDLRNGLGFDAHRFADARNPRPLFLACLEWEGNGVEGDSDGDVAVHATIDALLSATGLGDIGTLFGVGADSRGAGMRGEAMLRETLGLVHAHGFEPVSMSISIIGNRPKIGRRLDEAQQRMSQICGCPVGITATTTDGMGFTGRGEGLAAIASVLVRKTVAFA
- a CDS encoding CarD family transcriptional regulator, whose protein sequence is MGYKVGDMVVYPRHGAARVEEISQRTVKGVTREYLKLSVLSSDDLEIFVPVDNLKKVGVRDIVDGDEVSRVFEILRTPIVEKEMNWSRRYKLNVEKIATGDVNNIAEVVRDLSQRDVDEHGLSAGEKRMLTKARSILTSEIALSEELSEEETQRLLDVNLGYTEPQEGDAEHHTEAPEEPAQDTLARLESESKKSKKK
- the glgB gene encoding 1,4-alpha-glucan branching protein GlgB yields the protein MSNNHFNKDAIVAVDHDQLGTVSEGRFYNPHEILGAHLGSGEYSDTATVRVLRPDAKEVVIVTPDGETKAEPEFNGVYVAVVPAVKTDKGYSVPDYRLRITKEDGSTVVENDPYRYLPTVGEMDLYLFGEGRHERLWEAMGANVKRYEDSMGGNDGTQGEPVVGTAFTVWAPNAHSVRVVGDFNGWNGICHSMRELGSSGVWEIFIPGVTAGEKYKYQILNAFNNWEMKADPMERSHEVPPNTASIVVESEYQWNDSDWMAKRAKTDPHQGPVAIYEVNANSWRDDVHNYRELADKLVPYVAKLGFTHVEFMPLEEYPYLGSWGYQVTGYYGVDSRLGSPDDFKYLVDKLHEAGIGVIMDWVPAHFPKDAFALGRFDGTPLYEDPDPTRGEHPDWGTYIFNFGRREVRNFLVADACFWLDEYHMDGLRVDAVSSMLYLDYSRQPGQWHPNKFGGRENLEAIDFIKEANATAYKNNPGIMMIAEESTAYPGVTAPTDQGGLGYGLKWNMGWMHDTLEYLHEQPINRKWHHNEITFSMVYAYSEHYVLPISHDEVVYGKGSLFGKMPGDDWQRYAGVRSLFAYQWAHPGKNLTFMGNELAQYGEWDYNSQLDWDCLNWPDHRGVQQLVADLNALYKKSPALWSQDFTPDGFQWLTSDDSDHNTLSFVRIGKNGEQMVVVVNFSGTAWQDYQVALPQGGRWREVLTTDDRKYSGSDIHNTDIEANAGPYHSRDYSTKITVPALGVVFLEPDNN